A window from Ictalurus punctatus breed USDA103 unplaced genomic scaffold, Coco_2.0 Super-Scaffold_100046, whole genome shotgun sequence encodes these proteins:
- the LOC128630021 gene encoding E3 ubiquitin-protein ligase UBR2-like — MHVCSYSNSEQPGLAHWLNTTCQQIRALHSAHKRAKPTNAGETETVEDSPPPESFRLDHTPVTPYSSSIREMLMTFGTATYKVGLKVHPNEQDPRVPIMCWGSCSCTIQSIGQSAPISYGLRIHV; from the exons atgcatgtttgtaGTTACAGCAATAGTGAGCAGCCAGGTCTGGCTCATTGGCTGAATACAACGTGCCAGCAGATCAGAGCCTTGCACTCTGCTCATAAGAGAGCCAAGCCAACAA atgctggtgagacagagactgtggaggactctcctcctcctgagaGTTTCAGGCTGGACCACACACCAGT CACCCCTTATTCAAGCTCCATAAGGGAGATGCTGATGACATTTGGGACCGCAACTTATAAAGTTGGCCTTAAGGTGCACCCTAATGAGCAGGACCCCCGTGTGCCTATCATGTGCTGGGGCAGCTGTTCTTGCACCATCCAGTCTATAGGTCAGTCTGCACCCATTTCTTACGGACTAAGAATTCATGTATAA
- the LOC128628716 gene encoding ATP-dependent RNA helicase TDRD9-like — MTESPWNRLKITHTLRRRRTRGGEDELEWGKENCIQIKWIREVAELFEDLKNRVSQFNMHISETSSPSDYTSAHTEIHSAGGDCRRILSELLPPGNSGRGARLQGTLWKRPQDHHSGV, encoded by the exons atgaccgaatcaccgTGGAACCGACTAAAGATAACTCACACCTtacggagaagaagaacaagaggaggagaa gatgagctggagtggggcaaagagaactgcattcagatcaaaTGGATACGAGAG gtggccgagttgtttgaggatctgaagaatcgagtgtcacaattcaacatgcacatcagcgaaacttcctctccctctgactacaccagcgcgcacacagaaattcatagtgcag GTGGCGATTGCAGGCGCATTTTATCCGAACTGCTTCCTCCAGGGAACAGTGGACGAGGAGCTCGCCTCCAAGGAACTCTATGGAAACGACCCCAGGACCACCATAGTG gtgtgtaa